The following coding sequences lie in one Paracidovorax avenae genomic window:
- a CDS encoding ATP-dependent helicase produces MWSSVSDRAAYLSAADQLRGNPGQLEAYDSRGHCVVLAGPGSGKTKTLTAKMARLLSEDVRAPRGVACITYNNECARELEDRLAALGVQAGSRVFIGTVHSFSLTQIVLPYAKVAGLELPEGFGVATRAECQVALAAALARTIDRSANPQDWVFRVAEYRRTHLNRDSAQWRDSDPSLARLAEAYEAELRQRSLIDFDDMPLLAVRALRAHQWLQRALLAKYPVLVVDEYQDLGRALHRMVMGLCFSTGMRLFAVGDVDQSIYGFNGARPDLLRQLSEREDVQTVRLRLNYRSGNRIVAASRVALGEARDYEAADAQAQSMVFIHPMVGAADHQAARMVADLLPQALDRHPGLGLRDVAVLYPAAWIGDAVARAARAADVAFVRTDVNALYPRASRLMQWLESCARWCCGGWRTGDPRFSRLVAEGRRLFTQVLLSDNHLIDFHRRLLAALWGSRDSVMNLNLWLQGLRRQVIDPLGSGCAALRDEMEVFEAFAARVAPGESHADMVLGELAGDGEHLDRLTLSTLHSAKGKEFGIVFMFGMDDGSLPRRNAGMGQLAEGRRLFYVGFTRAKFEVHLVHAAGRASPFVAEIERHLVEVG; encoded by the coding sequence ATGTGGTCCAGCGTGTCTGACCGAGCCGCCTATCTGAGCGCCGCAGACCAACTGCGGGGCAACCCAGGGCAATTGGAGGCCTACGATTCCCGTGGCCATTGTGTCGTGCTGGCAGGTCCCGGGAGCGGGAAAACCAAGACGCTCACAGCGAAGATGGCCCGCTTGCTTTCGGAGGACGTTCGGGCACCGCGGGGCGTGGCCTGCATCACCTACAACAACGAATGCGCGCGTGAACTTGAGGACCGCCTCGCTGCCTTGGGCGTGCAGGCGGGCAGCCGAGTCTTCATTGGCACGGTGCATTCGTTCTCGCTCACACAAATTGTCTTGCCCTACGCCAAGGTCGCTGGCCTGGAGTTGCCTGAGGGCTTCGGCGTGGCTACGCGCGCCGAGTGCCAGGTCGCCCTTGCGGCAGCGCTGGCGCGCACGATCGATCGATCGGCCAATCCGCAGGACTGGGTGTTCCGGGTCGCTGAATACCGCCGCACGCATCTCAATCGCGACAGCGCGCAGTGGCGCGACTCCGATCCGTCACTGGCCCGTCTTGCTGAGGCCTACGAAGCCGAACTGCGCCAGCGCAGCCTCATCGACTTCGATGACATGCCGCTGCTGGCGGTGCGCGCGCTGCGTGCCCATCAATGGCTGCAGCGCGCCTTGCTCGCCAAGTATCCAGTGCTCGTCGTCGACGAGTACCAGGATCTGGGCCGGGCGCTACACCGCATGGTGATGGGCTTGTGCTTCAGCACCGGCATGCGGCTGTTTGCCGTGGGCGACGTGGATCAGTCGATCTACGGCTTCAATGGCGCCCGGCCGGATCTGTTGCGCCAGTTGTCCGAGAGGGAGGATGTGCAGACAGTGCGACTGCGGCTGAATTACCGCAGCGGCAACCGGATCGTTGCGGCATCGCGGGTGGCGCTTGGGGAGGCCCGAGACTACGAGGCTGCCGACGCGCAAGCGCAAAGCATGGTGTTCATCCACCCGATGGTGGGGGCTGCAGATCACCAAGCGGCGCGCATGGTCGCTGACCTGCTTCCCCAAGCGCTGGACCGTCATCCGGGGCTCGGCCTTCGCGATGTTGCCGTGCTCTACCCGGCGGCATGGATCGGCGATGCGGTCGCCAGGGCGGCGCGGGCAGCGGACGTCGCGTTCGTGCGGACCGACGTGAATGCCTTGTACCCGCGCGCCAGCCGCCTCATGCAGTGGCTGGAGAGCTGTGCACGCTGGTGCTGTGGCGGGTGGCGAACGGGTGACCCGCGCTTCTCGCGCCTAGTGGCAGAGGGCAGGCGCCTGTTCACGCAGGTCCTGCTCAGCGACAACCACCTGATCGACTTCCACCGCCGACTGCTGGCCGCGCTTTGGGGCAGCAGGGATTCCGTCATGAACCTGAATCTCTGGCTCCAAGGGCTGCGTCGTCAGGTGATCGATCCGCTTGGCTCAGGGTGCGCTGCGCTGCGCGACGAGATGGAAGTATTCGAAGCGTTTGCGGCGCGCGTCGCGCCCGGCGAGAGCCACGCCGACATGGTGCTGGGCGAACTGGCTGGCGATGGCGAGCATCTTGACCGCCTGACCCTGTCCACGCTGCACAGTGCGAAAGGCAAGGAGTTCGGCATAGTGTTCATGTTCGGAATGGACGATGGCAGCCTGCCGCGCCGTAACGCCGGGATGGGGCAACTCGCAGAAGGCCGTCGCCTGTTCTACGTGGGCTTCACACGCGCCAAGTTCGAGGTGCATCTGGTCCATGCGGCGGGGCGCGCATCGCCATTCGTCGCTGAGATCGAACGACACTTGGTTGAGGTAGGCTGA
- the qatC gene encoding Qat anti-phage system QueC-like protein QatC has protein sequence MKRQLLAGRFGPDDLFDVTAGADEQRTYLQLVAGEKSLDHGIGGALISLKKIGVFPSEIGIDLLVLAAHVHAADTRISRAEQSQDSWTREMRLVVPVSDPARWNGAGPTLKKALDFLTGDRWTIGFRARPARFAAIAQAAPPTLITQPFDSLSLFSGGLDSLIGAIDLLEGGATPLLVSHFGEGATSDAQGKLFAGLKKHYSRSSFERLRVGMTFDDGLVEGVGSENSTRGRSFLFFALGVFAGTGLGRHFTLRVPENGLIALNVPLDPLRLGSNSTRTTHPYYMARWNDLLAALGIDGEVRNPYWDKTKGEMAAACREPALLKKLAADSLSCSSPTKGRWQGLGIEHCGYCLPCLIRRASLVAAWGAGNDATTYTVQDLHAQPLDTRESTGKQVRSFQYAIERLKGKPQLADLLIHKPGSLADEAAHLDALADVYRRGLGEVARLIDRVEARPS, from the coding sequence ATGAAGCGTCAACTTCTTGCCGGCCGCTTCGGGCCGGACGATCTCTTCGACGTGACGGCAGGCGCCGACGAGCAGAGAACCTATCTGCAGCTGGTCGCCGGCGAAAAGTCCTTGGATCACGGCATCGGAGGCGCGCTGATCAGTCTGAAGAAGATTGGGGTGTTCCCCTCGGAGATAGGTATCGATCTGCTCGTGCTGGCTGCCCACGTCCACGCGGCGGACACGCGCATCTCGCGTGCCGAACAATCGCAGGACTCGTGGACACGCGAGATGCGTTTGGTGGTTCCAGTCAGCGATCCGGCGCGGTGGAACGGGGCGGGACCAACCCTCAAGAAGGCGCTGGACTTCTTGACGGGTGATCGCTGGACGATCGGGTTCAGGGCGCGTCCTGCCAGGTTCGCCGCGATTGCGCAGGCCGCCCCGCCCACGCTGATCACCCAACCGTTCGACTCACTCAGCCTGTTCTCTGGCGGGCTGGACAGTCTGATCGGTGCCATTGATTTGCTTGAGGGTGGCGCGACGCCGCTGCTGGTCAGCCACTTCGGGGAGGGCGCGACGAGCGACGCTCAGGGAAAGCTGTTCGCAGGCTTGAAGAAGCACTACAGCAGGTCTTCTTTCGAGCGGCTTCGGGTGGGAATGACGTTTGACGACGGCCTGGTCGAGGGCGTCGGCTCCGAGAACAGCACCCGCGGCAGATCGTTCCTGTTTTTCGCTCTGGGCGTCTTCGCCGGTACTGGACTGGGAAGGCACTTCACGCTTCGTGTCCCGGAGAACGGATTGATCGCGCTGAATGTGCCGTTGGACCCGCTGCGGCTGGGATCGAACAGTACGCGCACTACGCATCCGTACTACATGGCCAGATGGAACGACCTGCTCGCCGCGCTCGGCATCGACGGCGAGGTCCGCAACCCCTATTGGGACAAGACGAAGGGTGAGATGGCCGCGGCATGCCGCGAGCCTGCTCTGCTGAAGAAGTTGGCTGCGGATTCTCTGTCGTGTTCGTCGCCCACCAAGGGACGATGGCAGGGGCTCGGTATCGAGCATTGCGGCTATTGCTTGCCCTGCCTGATCCGTCGAGCCTCGCTCGTGGCGGCATGGGGCGCTGGCAATGACGCGACGACGTACACCGTGCAGGATTTGCATGCCCAGCCGCTGGACACGCGCGAGTCGACAGGGAAACAAGTCAGGTCCTTCCAGTACGCGATAGAGCGCTTGAAGGGCAAGCCTCAGCTCGCAGACCTTCTGATCCATAAGCCAGGCTCTCTCGCCGACGAAGCAGCTCACCTCGACGCGCTTGCCGATGTTTACCGTCGCGGGCTGGGCGAGGTGGCGCGGTTGATCGATCGCGTCGAGGCGAGACCGAGCTGA
- the qatD gene encoding Qat anti-phage system TatD family nuclease QatD, which yields MIDPNGLVDLHCHLDLYPDHAAAVREADAAGVFTLAVTTTPRAWPRNHELAQRTKHVRAALGLHPQLVAERESEVDLWDQYLSETRYVGEVGLDAGPRFFKSLDAQKRVFQHVLRRCAEAGDKIITVHSIRSAKAVLDHIEAHLPPGRGKVVLHWFTGTKSEAKRALDLGCFFSINAGMLENERHAPMVQVIPLDRMLTETDGPFTRTGERPSQPADVTVVVEALGRLHGLPAADVAHIVRDNLRALLG from the coding sequence ATGATCGATCCTAACGGTCTGGTGGACCTCCACTGCCACCTCGATCTGTACCCGGACCATGCTGCGGCGGTCCGGGAGGCCGACGCGGCGGGGGTGTTCACGCTAGCGGTGACGACGACGCCTCGTGCTTGGCCGCGCAACCACGAGCTGGCCCAGCGAACCAAGCACGTCCGCGCCGCGCTTGGGTTGCACCCTCAGCTGGTGGCGGAGCGTGAGAGTGAGGTTGATCTATGGGATCAGTACCTTTCGGAGACGCGATACGTCGGTGAGGTCGGCCTGGACGCGGGGCCGCGCTTTTTCAAATCACTCGACGCGCAGAAGCGAGTTTTCCAGCACGTCCTGCGACGCTGCGCTGAGGCTGGAGACAAGATCATCACGGTCCACAGCATTCGATCCGCGAAGGCTGTGCTCGACCATATCGAGGCGCATCTGCCGCCAGGCCGGGGCAAGGTCGTCCTTCACTGGTTCACTGGCACGAAGAGCGAAGCTAAACGCGCCCTGGACCTCGGCTGCTTCTTCTCGATCAACGCGGGAATGCTGGAAAATGAGAGGCACGCTCCGATGGTGCAGGTGATCCCGTTGGATCGAATGCTGACGGAAACCGACGGCCCCTTTACTCGCACGGGCGAGAGGCCTTCGCAGCCGGCCGATGTGACGGTCGTCGTGGAAGCTCTGGGCCGCCTGCATGGCCTGCCAGCAGCGGACGTGGCACATATCGTTCGAGACAACTTGCGCGCGTTGCTGGGGTAG
- a CDS encoding ABC transporter ATP-binding protein, producing the protein MKAAPPSPALGFGALVRMAPLSLGAAALLAVASAALSLAPFWMLYRMALELAAPQADVAQIRTLALQVLGLVLARWLLMALSHGCAHWGAFAVLYRLRLALARRLLRVPMGFFARQGSGVLRKTVIDDTQAMEGFLAHMLPDAAAAATVPLAALALLFAADWRLALASLAPLPVALLFQVRMLRGSAARMHEWHEVQTRIAGRIVEYLRGMPVVKVFGLSARAFGDFAQAVQSAVRWVELYAASSAAGWAVFVGLLTANLVVVAPLAAWLHARGEVDTATVLLFLLVAPAVLQPLLRLTFAFGEQARRAEALARISTILAAPAPAEPSGATGLPPRDAPHGIAFEAVHFAYEGCDADDAPALADLGFTAPAGGLTALVGPSGSGKSTVARLVPRLFDASAGCVRVAGRDVRDWPPDELLSRIAIVFQDVLLFHGTVRDNLRIARPDADDAALRAAARAARALDFIERLPQGWDTPLGERGARLSGGERQRLSIARALLKDAPILLLDEATAHADAENEWLIQQALAEACQGRTVLMIAHRLQTVAAADHIVVLQAGCVAGQGRHDALLADCPLYRRLWDDQQQAGDWQLVGRPTSQEDRP; encoded by the coding sequence ATGAAAGCCGCACCACCGTCCCCCGCCCTCGGCTTCGGCGCGCTGGTGCGCATGGCGCCCCTCTCGCTGGGCGCCGCCGCGCTGCTGGCCGTCGCCTCGGCGGCGCTGTCGCTGGCGCCGTTCTGGATGCTCTACCGCATGGCGCTGGAACTGGCCGCGCCGCAGGCCGACGTGGCGCAGATCCGCACACTGGCCCTCCAAGTGCTGGGCCTGGTGCTGGCGCGCTGGCTGCTGATGGCGCTGTCGCACGGCTGCGCCCACTGGGGCGCGTTCGCCGTGCTGTACCGGCTGCGGCTGGCGCTGGCCCGGCGGCTGCTGCGGGTGCCGATGGGTTTCTTCGCACGCCAGGGCAGCGGCGTGCTGCGCAAGACGGTGATCGACGACACCCAGGCCATGGAGGGCTTCCTGGCCCACATGCTGCCGGACGCGGCCGCCGCCGCCACCGTGCCGCTGGCCGCGCTGGCGCTGCTGTTCGCGGCCGACTGGCGGCTGGCGCTGGCCTCGCTCGCGCCGTTGCCGGTGGCGCTGCTGTTCCAGGTGCGCATGCTGCGCGGCTCGGCGGCGCGCATGCATGAGTGGCACGAGGTGCAGACCCGCATCGCCGGGCGCATCGTCGAGTACCTGCGCGGCATGCCGGTGGTCAAGGTGTTCGGCCTGTCGGCACGGGCCTTCGGCGACTTCGCGCAGGCCGTCCAGAGCGCGGTGCGCTGGGTGGAGCTCTACGCCGCCAGTTCAGCCGCCGGCTGGGCCGTGTTCGTCGGCCTGCTGACGGCCAACCTGGTGGTGGTGGCGCCGCTCGCCGCGTGGCTGCACGCGCGCGGCGAGGTCGATACGGCCACCGTGCTGCTATTCCTGCTGGTGGCCCCGGCCGTGCTGCAGCCGCTGCTGCGGCTGACCTTCGCCTTCGGCGAGCAGGCACGGCGGGCCGAGGCGCTGGCGCGCATCAGCACCATACTGGCAGCGCCTGCGCCGGCCGAGCCGTCAGGCGCGACCGGCCTGCCCCCCCGCGACGCACCCCACGGTATCGCGTTCGAGGCCGTGCATTTCGCCTACGAGGGCTGCGATGCGGACGACGCCCCGGCCCTGGCCGATCTCGGCTTCACCGCCCCGGCCGGCGGCCTGACGGCGCTGGTCGGCCCCTCCGGCTCGGGCAAGAGCACGGTGGCGCGGCTGGTGCCCCGGCTGTTCGACGCCAGCGCCGGCTGCGTGCGCGTCGCCGGCCGCGACGTGCGCGACTGGCCGCCCGACGAACTGCTGTCCCGCATCGCCATCGTGTTCCAGGACGTGCTGCTCTTCCACGGCACCGTGCGCGACAACCTGCGCATCGCCCGCCCCGACGCCGACGACGCCGCGCTGCGCGCCGCCGCGCGAGCCGCCCGCGCGCTGGACTTCATCGAGCGCCTGCCGCAGGGCTGGGACACGCCGCTGGGCGAGCGCGGCGCGCGCCTGTCGGGCGGTGAGCGCCAGCGCCTGTCCATCGCCCGCGCCCTGCTCAAGGATGCGCCCATCCTGCTGCTGGACGAGGCCACCGCGCACGCCGACGCCGAGAACGAATGGCTGATCCAGCAGGCGCTGGCCGAGGCCTGCCAGGGCCGCACGGTGCTGATGATCGCGCACCGGCTGCAGACCGTGGCCGCCGCCGACCACATCGTGGTGCTGCAGGCCGGCTGCGTGGCCGGCCAGGGCCGGCACGACGCCCTGCTGGCGGACTGCCCGCTGTACCGCCGCCTGTGGGACGATCAGCAGCAGGCCGGCGACTGGCAGCTCGTCGGCCGCCCCACGTCGCAGGAGGATCGGCCATGA
- a CDS encoding ABC transporter ATP-binding protein: MMRDLMLAGRELAGGHADLRLRQGLAWAAAEAVFAALPYGLLWWLLHTLLQGPVPTAQTAAAALGLLACLAARIACARQAMPATFAGAYATMGQARLRLADHLRQLPLGWFGGQRSGAIAGALVSDLQVVEDIWAHFLGVFFGGLLVPLLVSALLIAVDWRLGLLVAATLPLAFAVLAFAQWVLDRLAVQVHAANAQGQAEVLDYVQGIAVVRAFGGHSGGLVFERLARALDAMRRRALAIELWPTPLIVAFGFAVEAGFALAVWAGAQRLGRSLDGATLLLFAVLALPVYRQLFEVGLAFLELRYARHALQRLRALLAEPCLPEPAQPAVPAGHEIVLDDVHFSHQPGAPVLRGISCTLPAGSVTAVVGPSGAGKSTLVHLIARLRDVERGAIRIGGQDLRAIGSEALHRQVAMVFQDVVLFSGNVLDNIRLGRPDATRLEAEAAARQAGAHDFISRLPQGYDTPVGENGARLSGGERQRISIARALLMDAPILLLDEATASVDASSAAEIQQALSALAKDRTVVVIAHRLPTVRSANQILVLDSGRLVEQGQHDELLAQSGLYARLWNCQERAARWRVQRVK, encoded by the coding sequence ATGATGCGCGACCTGATGCTGGCCGGCCGCGAACTGGCCGGCGGCCATGCCGACCTGCGCTTGCGCCAGGGGCTGGCCTGGGCCGCCGCCGAGGCGGTGTTCGCCGCGCTGCCCTACGGTCTGCTGTGGTGGCTGCTGCACACGCTGCTGCAGGGGCCGGTGCCCACCGCGCAGACCGCCGCCGCGGCGCTCGGCCTGCTGGCCTGCCTGGCCGCGCGCATCGCCTGCGCACGGCAGGCCATGCCGGCCACCTTCGCCGGGGCCTACGCCACCATGGGCCAAGCCCGGCTGCGCCTGGCCGACCACCTGCGCCAGCTGCCGCTGGGCTGGTTCGGGGGCCAGCGCAGCGGGGCCATCGCCGGCGCGCTGGTGAGCGACCTGCAGGTGGTGGAGGACATCTGGGCCCACTTCCTGGGCGTGTTCTTCGGCGGGCTGCTGGTGCCGCTGCTGGTCTCGGCGCTGCTGATCGCGGTGGACTGGCGGCTGGGTCTGCTGGTGGCCGCCACGCTGCCGCTGGCCTTTGCCGTGCTCGCCTTCGCGCAGTGGGTGCTCGACCGGCTGGCGGTGCAGGTGCATGCGGCCAACGCGCAGGGCCAGGCGGAGGTGCTGGACTACGTGCAGGGCATCGCCGTGGTGCGCGCCTTCGGCGGGCACAGCGGCGGCCTGGTGTTCGAGCGGCTGGCCCGCGCGCTCGATGCCATGCGCCGCCGCGCGTTGGCCATCGAGTTGTGGCCCACGCCGCTGATCGTGGCCTTCGGCTTCGCGGTGGAGGCCGGCTTCGCGCTGGCAGTCTGGGCCGGCGCCCAGCGCCTGGGACGGAGCCTGGACGGCGCCACGCTGCTGCTGTTCGCGGTGCTGGCGCTGCCGGTGTACCGGCAGCTGTTCGAGGTGGGGCTGGCTTTCCTGGAGTTGCGCTACGCGCGCCACGCACTGCAGCGGCTGCGCGCGCTGCTGGCCGAGCCCTGCCTGCCGGAGCCCGCGCAGCCGGCCGTGCCGGCCGGGCACGAGATCGTGCTCGACGACGTGCACTTCAGCCACCAGCCTGGCGCGCCGGTGCTGCGCGGCATCTCCTGCACCCTGCCGGCCGGCAGCGTCACCGCCGTGGTCGGCCCCAGCGGCGCCGGCAAGAGCACGCTGGTGCACCTGATCGCGCGGCTGCGGGACGTGGAGCGCGGCGCCATCCGCATCGGCGGGCAGGACCTGCGCGCCATCGGCAGCGAGGCTCTGCACCGGCAGGTGGCGATGGTGTTCCAGGACGTGGTGCTGTTCTCGGGCAACGTACTGGACAACATCCGTCTCGGGCGCCCCGACGCCACACGCCTGGAGGCCGAGGCCGCCGCCCGCCAGGCCGGTGCGCACGATTTCATCTCAAGGTTACCGCAGGGCTACGACACGCCGGTGGGCGAGAACGGCGCCCGACTCTCGGGCGGCGAGCGCCAGCGCATCAGCATCGCGCGCGCGCTGCTCATGGATGCGCCCATCCTTCTGCTGGACGAAGCAACGGCCAGCGTCGATGCCTCGTCGGCAGCGGAGATCCAGCAGGCGCTTTCGGCGCTGGCAAAAGACCGCACCGTGGTGGTCATCGCGCACCGGTTGCCTACCGTGCGTTCGGCCAACCAGATCCTGGTACTCGATAGCGGCCGACTGGTCGAACAGGGACAACACGACGAACTGTTGGCGCAAAGCGGGCTCTATGCCCGGCTGTGGAATTGCCAAGAACGCGCTGCGCGCTGGCGAGTCCAGCGCGTCAAATGA
- a CDS encoding ATP-dependent endonuclease, with translation MKLTRIYISNFRNFREVDAALDGNVVIVGENRVGKSNLLYALRLIFDPSLPDSARQLGQGDFWDGLGEPLESEKITVFVELQAFEDDLDLLAQLTDFRLDDDPDTVRLSYEFRPVPGLEGFPQSDDDYEFLCFGGESEAKRFGHELRRRIAMDVLPALRDAEGDLAVWRRSPLRPLLERAFASVPVADLNEVRDAVHAATRELAQFPSVRGLEQALRELFASMSGPKQDIQPSLGFGTTDVRRLLRNLRLLIDDGLRTISEASLGSANVAFLTLKALELKQLMDENRRDHSLLSIEEPEAHLHPHLQRSVYRNLFEGLAGEEGGRPLSLLLTTHSPHIASVAPLRSLVLLRGAANSGSIASSAAAIDLSEEEEEDLERYLDVTRAEMLFARGILLVEGDAEKFLLPVFAASLGHDFDHLGITVCSVSGTNFKPYAKFLTALGIPFAILTDWDPRAGRQPLGRNRSLNLVRAIERQRTGSDPAALIAELRAIADGHRFGVRCAAYGVFTNEDTLEVDLFDGDFIEPIIETLREHNLSDERQAWVDEWEEDPDTLDAENYLKIIDAVGKGRFAQRLASRVDGLAPPAYVADAIAHVVQRV, from the coding sequence ATGAAACTCACGCGGATATACATCAGCAATTTCCGGAACTTCCGAGAGGTCGACGCGGCTCTGGATGGCAACGTCGTCATCGTCGGTGAGAACCGGGTCGGCAAAAGTAACTTGCTCTACGCGTTGCGGCTCATCTTCGATCCCAGCCTGCCCGACAGCGCCCGACAACTCGGTCAGGGGGATTTCTGGGATGGACTGGGCGAGCCGCTCGAAAGCGAGAAGATCACCGTGTTCGTGGAGCTGCAGGCGTTCGAGGACGACCTAGACCTGCTGGCGCAGCTTACCGACTTTCGTCTCGACGACGATCCCGACACGGTGCGGCTCAGCTATGAGTTTCGTCCGGTCCCGGGACTAGAGGGCTTTCCCCAATCGGACGACGACTACGAGTTCCTGTGCTTCGGTGGGGAGAGCGAGGCAAAGCGCTTCGGCCACGAGTTACGCCGTCGCATTGCGATGGATGTGCTGCCTGCGCTGCGCGACGCGGAGGGGGACCTTGCGGTGTGGCGCCGATCGCCCCTGCGTCCCTTGCTCGAGCGTGCCTTCGCCAGCGTGCCGGTGGCCGACCTAAACGAGGTTCGCGATGCTGTGCATGCCGCGACCCGCGAGCTGGCGCAGTTCCCCTCCGTGCGCGGTCTTGAGCAGGCGTTGCGTGAGCTGTTCGCGTCGATGAGCGGCCCCAAGCAAGACATTCAGCCGAGCCTCGGCTTTGGCACCACGGATGTGCGGCGACTGCTGCGCAATCTGCGCCTCCTGATCGACGACGGACTGCGTACGATCAGCGAAGCGAGCCTGGGCTCGGCCAATGTGGCCTTTCTGACACTGAAGGCTTTGGAACTGAAGCAGTTGATGGACGAGAACCGGCGCGATCACTCCCTCCTGTCGATCGAAGAGCCTGAGGCTCATCTGCATCCGCATTTGCAGCGCTCTGTCTACCGGAACTTGTTCGAGGGCCTCGCGGGCGAGGAGGGAGGACGGCCGCTGTCGCTGCTGCTGACTACCCATTCGCCGCATATCGCGAGCGTGGCGCCGCTGCGCTCGCTGGTCTTGTTGCGAGGTGCAGCCAACAGCGGCTCCATTGCAAGCTCGGCGGCGGCGATCGACCTTTCCGAGGAAGAAGAAGAGGACCTTGAGCGTTACCTCGATGTGACGCGTGCGGAGATGCTTTTCGCCAGGGGAATCCTCCTCGTCGAAGGGGATGCGGAGAAGTTCCTGTTGCCCGTATTCGCCGCTTCGCTAGGGCATGACTTCGACCACTTGGGCATCACCGTGTGCTCTGTGTCAGGAACCAACTTCAAGCCCTATGCGAAGTTCCTGACGGCGCTGGGCATCCCCTTCGCGATCCTGACCGACTGGGATCCTCGCGCTGGACGGCAGCCGCTGGGTCGCAACCGAAGCCTCAATCTCGTCCGTGCTATCGAACGGCAGCGCACTGGCTCTGATCCGGCGGCGCTAATTGCCGAGTTGCGCGCCATCGCGGATGGTCATCGGTTCGGGGTCAGGTGTGCCGCGTACGGCGTGTTCACCAATGAAGACACGCTGGAGGTCGACTTGTTCGACGGCGATTTCATAGAGCCGATCATCGAGACCCTGAGGGAGCACAACCTTAGCGATGAACGGCAGGCCTGGGTGGATGAGTGGGAGGAAGACCCAGACACGCTCGATGCGGAGAACTACCTCAAGATCATCGACGCTGTCGGCAAGGGTAGGTTTGCGCAGAGGCTGGCGTCGAGGGTCGACGGCCTCGCGCCGCCCGCCTACGTCGCGGACGCCATCGCGCATGTGGTCCAGCGTGTCTGA
- the qatB gene encoding Qat anti-phage system associated protein QatB yields the protein MGASRSSGARLLGFLADAQARGVREALRALDLESLAGRPITEIFVGLADYICPGAGTVDEGIAREAYIETVVELASEGLTDLTTFTPDQMQTVFELYATHAIEARICNDIGTKVVTMPTDAQAAHRVEQQLRDFIRGGVADALTRARAETPNLTPERIQGFVDRVYESAFAILQTLGDAEANQ from the coding sequence CCGGCGCCCGGCTCCTGGGCTTCTTGGCCGATGCGCAAGCGCGAGGCGTGCGCGAAGCGCTGCGCGCCCTGGACCTGGAGTCGTTGGCAGGACGCCCGATCACTGAGATTTTCGTCGGCTTGGCTGACTACATCTGCCCTGGCGCAGGTACGGTCGATGAGGGTATCGCCAGAGAGGCCTACATCGAAACTGTCGTCGAGCTGGCGAGCGAAGGGCTGACTGACCTGACCACCTTCACGCCGGACCAGATGCAAACGGTGTTCGAGTTGTACGCCACCCATGCCATCGAGGCGCGCATCTGCAATGACATCGGCACCAAGGTCGTGACCATGCCGACGGACGCTCAGGCAGCGCACCGTGTTGAACAGCAGTTGCGCGACTTCATTCGCGGAGGGGTGGCAGACGCTTTGACGCGCGCCAGAGCCGAAACTCCCAACCTCACGCCAGAGCGGATTCAAGGCTTTGTCGATCGCGTGTACGAGTCCGCGTTCGCGATTCTGCAGACCTTGGGCGATGCGGAGGCCAACCAATGA